The following coding sequences are from one Treponema parvum window:
- a CDS encoding J domain-containing protein, whose translation MENFYEILGVRPDASAAEIRKAYRKKAKALHPDMSRKRESGEFQKVVQAYRILSDVRGRKIFDDTLFTRRHRTEKTREFDYREWLLARDDEESRAKLIFFDLMHEREDEAVKEFKYMSMTHAGFSLKKWFTREDFMDFGYILSEELVFRSEYYDAALLLEQIIRMEYSFPYFRLFFPEVLDLMRSILRRNIEGYMSDELALDIWERALDLRLGKADDVFFLNKMAEAYERLGDRKTAEICRSEALKLSV comes from the coding sequence TTGGAAAATTTTTACGAAATACTCGGTGTCCGGCCTGATGCTTCTGCTGCCGAAATCAGAAAGGCTTACAGAAAAAAGGCTAAGGCTCTTCATCCGGATATGTCCCGAAAACGCGAGAGCGGCGAATTTCAAAAAGTCGTTCAAGCGTACAGGATTCTTTCCGATGTGCGCGGCAGAAAGATCTTTGACGATACGCTTTTTACGCGGCGGCACAGGACTGAAAAGACAAGGGAATTCGACTATCGGGAATGGCTTTTAGCGCGCGACGACGAAGAAAGCCGTGCAAAGTTGATTTTTTTTGATCTTATGCATGAGCGCGAAGATGAAGCCGTAAAGGAATTCAAATACATGTCCATGACGCACGCGGGTTTTTCGCTGAAAAAGTGGTTTACCCGTGAAGATTTTATGGATTTCGGCTATATTTTATCCGAAGAGTTGGTCTTCAGGTCGGAATATTACGATGCGGCGCTCCTTCTCGAGCAGATAATCCGCATGGAATATTCTTTTCCGTATTTCAGGCTGTTTTTTCCTGAAGTGCTCGACTTAATGCGTTCCATTTTAAGGCGCAACATTGAAGGATATATGAGCGACGAATTGGCTCTGGATATATGGGAGAGAGCTCTCGATCTTCGGCTCGGTAAGGCCGATGATGTGTTTTTTTTAAATAAAATGGCTGAAGCTTATGAGCGCTTGGGCGACCGCAAAACGGCAGAAATTTGCCGCTCGGAAGCTTTAAAACTTTCCGTTTAA
- a CDS encoding universal stress protein, translating into MLNPLLKNVLVAVNGSEASMHASMYGILLAKQLHVNLKAVFVVDTATLKQLTMTKLFVADESESYETNLVADGEHYLQYIIDLAKQKGVQIETELRKGAVWSEIIACADEFNADLILIGGRKINAYDSMRRNVISASRGEIISGAHCSVMVVRKSGLEQIFKQA; encoded by the coding sequence ATGCTAAACCCGCTTTTAAAAAATGTGCTTGTTGCCGTAAACGGATCTGAAGCTTCCATGCATGCGTCGATGTACGGAATTCTGCTTGCAAAGCAGCTTCATGTAAATTTAAAGGCCGTTTTTGTAGTCGACACGGCGACTTTAAAGCAGCTCACCATGACTAAACTTTTTGTTGCCGATGAAAGCGAAAGCTATGAGACAAACCTTGTTGCCGACGGAGAACATTATCTTCAATATATAATCGATTTGGCAAAACAAAAAGGAGTTCAGATAGAGACCGAATTGCGTAAAGGCGCGGTCTGGTCCGAAATAATAGCCTGCGCCGATGAGTTCAACGCGGATCTCATCCTCATAGGCGGAAGGAAAATAAACGCTTATGATTCCATGCGGCGTAATGTTATCTCCGCTTCCAGAGGCGAAATAATTTCCGGCGCGCACTGTTCGGTTATGGTCGTAAGAAAGTCCGGATTGGAACAGATTTTCAAACAGGCTTAA
- a CDS encoding ROK family transcriptional regulator has translation MEQRKPLNIEIQEINRSRIYKLLLDGENFAKKDIVQQLRLCLPTVTKNIERLIKDGLIRKAGSKGYTGGRRAVTYAIAGDARIAFGVDITRNHVTIVAVNLYGKIMSSVRHRIAFEPSKAYYKKIADEIKSEIKKSKFKTNKILGVGIGIPALVDKNKKNILYSKIIDLAPNTHELFAGYLPYDIQLFNDANAAAFAESRICKNMKNVLYLMLSNNIGGAMIINDEVYSGDTQKSSEVGHIPLFPKGKKCYCGQRGCVDAYLAASILSDLTDGNLKLFFAGLAEGNKVLEKKWDEYLDNLASTVNIINVILDCNVILGGYIGEYLEPYLSELKKRAAKLSTFRDDADYLQICSYKKESIAAGAALSFITGFIGSI, from the coding sequence ATGGAACAAAGAAAACCTTTAAATATTGAAATTCAGGAAATAAACAGATCCAGAATATATAAATTGCTGCTGGACGGCGAAAATTTCGCAAAAAAAGACATAGTACAGCAGCTCCGCTTATGTTTACCCACTGTTACGAAAAACATTGAAAGGCTTATAAAGGACGGTCTTATAAGAAAAGCGGGTTCCAAAGGGTATACGGGAGGAAGACGGGCCGTCACATACGCGATCGCAGGCGATGCAAGGATCGCTTTCGGTGTCGATATAACAAGAAATCATGTGACTATAGTTGCGGTAAACTTATACGGAAAGATCATGTCATCGGTGCGGCACAGGATCGCTTTTGAGCCTTCGAAGGCTTATTATAAAAAAATTGCCGATGAAATAAAATCGGAAATTAAAAAGTCGAAATTCAAAACAAATAAAATTTTAGGAGTGGGTATAGGAATACCTGCCCTTGTTGATAAAAATAAAAAAAATATTCTGTACAGTAAGATAATTGATCTTGCGCCCAACACTCATGAATTATTTGCCGGGTATTTGCCTTATGATATTCAGCTTTTCAATGATGCAAATGCCGCCGCCTTTGCCGAAAGCCGCATTTGCAAAAATATGAAAAATGTGCTCTACCTTATGCTGAGCAACAATATAGGCGGGGCGATGATAATAAATGATGAAGTTTATTCAGGAGATACGCAGAAAAGCAGCGAAGTAGGGCATATTCCACTCTTCCCCAAAGGAAAAAAATGTTACTGCGGACAGCGCGGATGTGTGGACGCCTACCTTGCCGCCTCAATACTGTCCGACTTGACCGACGGCAATCTTAAACTTTTTTTTGCGGGGCTTGCGGAAGGAAATAAAGTTTTAGAAAAAAAATGGGACGAATATTTGGACAACCTTGCCTCGACGGTAAATATTATTAATGTCATATTGGACTGCAATGTTATTTTGGGAGGATACATAGGAGAATATCTTGAACCGTATCTGAGCGAATTGAAAAAACGTGCAGCAAAGCTCAGTACGTTTAGGGACGATGCCGATTATCTGCAAATTTGTTCCTATAAAAAAGAATCCATTGCAGCTGGCGCAGCGCTCAGTTTTATTACGGGGTTCATAGGATCCATTTGA